The following are from one region of the Rhizobacter sp. AJA081-3 genome:
- a CDS encoding tol-pal system YbgF family protein, with product MSISLRHLVVPFVLTAASTAHAQLIDDVDFRREGDNAVLQVRFVTPVQYRRSLIAKSGDAVQIVFDVVNARDNVSLVPSERRLAGGGAMPDITVTDESPGRENVNRKLAVRLGKPVPFRVRAGRGDRTIEVVLIGLGRAIPATPSGRLAPAPTSGFQISLQQSDSPNLQLDTPIPAALQRYQVFTGQREIGGKTVYEVNLGYFDTLVEAESARALLSKRFPGAAIVVLAPPPAPTPAPVPAPVVAPVPAPGPVAAAPEPAGSAPALPATPAEVLTRAAALLAAAKSADAQGDTDSALDKLNQLLNLPANPTTREAQALAGDIRAKTGDVVRARAEYETFLQLYPSGADADRVRAALAKLPAAAPKPAATTIVEQKAKPTVEPTSTLAGSVSEFYYGGASKIRTQAFEDSQISGLPPILGEPLYDSGVDQSLLLTNVDVNWRYRDADTDMRFVFRDAYSADLKYSDKSKNRLSALYFEHRSLSAGTQVRLGRQSPTGGGILGRYDGVQAGYTFAPKWRINGAAGLPAEKLLDSKRSFYGVWIDADALTTQISGSLYFNRQLIDGEVDRSAFGTEMRFFSGGVSANGILDYDEAIKGLNIASLQGTWQMEDNSVVNVLFDRRKTPLLMLGNALFFQDPTQVLLATRLKDLLANTTLEALRDRVRGTTSNTTQGLIGATTPVNKNWQVGADIRLTDIGTILPVPSIQFPGQGRNRNTSVGGQVIGTNLYSARDTHVIGASWQRGTSYTLAGDTAFRYNGTLLSYNNSSQVTEMLLLEPSLKYYLQTDSVGARTSRWSPGLRVTYRALKQLSIESELSGEYSKSSGPNGTETSSRLFYYLGGRYDF from the coding sequence GTGAGCATCTCTCTTCGGCACCTCGTCGTGCCTTTCGTCCTGACGGCTGCTTCCACCGCCCATGCCCAGCTGATCGACGACGTCGACTTCCGCCGTGAGGGCGACAACGCCGTGCTGCAGGTGCGTTTCGTGACGCCGGTGCAGTACCGGCGCTCGCTGATCGCGAAGTCCGGCGATGCGGTGCAGATCGTCTTCGACGTCGTCAATGCACGCGACAACGTCAGCCTGGTGCCATCGGAGCGCCGACTGGCCGGTGGCGGCGCGATGCCCGACATCACCGTCACCGACGAGAGCCCGGGGCGCGAGAACGTCAACCGCAAGCTGGCGGTGCGGCTGGGCAAGCCGGTGCCGTTCCGCGTGCGCGCGGGCCGTGGCGACCGCACGATCGAGGTGGTGCTCATCGGCCTGGGCCGCGCCATTCCGGCCACGCCGTCGGGCCGCTTGGCGCCCGCGCCGACCTCGGGGTTCCAGATCTCGCTGCAGCAGTCCGACAGCCCGAACCTCCAGCTCGACACGCCGATCCCGGCCGCGCTGCAGCGCTACCAGGTGTTCACCGGCCAGCGAGAGATCGGCGGCAAGACGGTCTACGAGGTCAACCTCGGCTACTTCGACACGCTGGTCGAGGCGGAGTCCGCGCGCGCGTTGCTGAGCAAACGATTCCCCGGCGCGGCCATCGTCGTGCTCGCACCGCCGCCGGCACCGACCCCGGCGCCTGTTCCAGCCCCGGTCGTGGCGCCCGTTCCTGCGCCGGGCCCGGTGGCAGCGGCGCCCGAGCCCGCGGGGTCGGCGCCCGCCTTGCCGGCCACACCGGCCGAGGTGCTGACACGGGCCGCCGCGCTGCTGGCGGCCGCCAAGTCGGCCGATGCCCAGGGCGATACCGACTCCGCGCTCGACAAGCTCAACCAGCTGCTCAACCTGCCGGCCAACCCCACGACCCGCGAGGCGCAGGCCTTGGCCGGCGACATCCGCGCGAAGACCGGCGACGTGGTGCGCGCGCGTGCCGAGTACGAGACCTTCCTGCAGCTCTACCCCAGCGGGGCGGATGCCGATCGCGTGCGCGCAGCGCTGGCGAAGCTGCCGGCAGCGGCACCCAAGCCCGCGGCGACGACCATCGTCGAGCAGAAGGCGAAGCCCACGGTCGAGCCCACTTCGACGCTGGCGGGCTCGGTGTCGGAGTTCTACTACGGCGGCGCGTCGAAGATCCGCACGCAGGCCTTCGAGGATTCGCAGATCAGCGGCCTGCCGCCGATCCTCGGCGAGCCGCTGTACGACAGCGGCGTCGACCAGAGCCTGCTGCTGACCAACGTCGACGTGAACTGGCGCTACCGCGATGCCGACACCGACATGCGCTTCGTCTTCCGCGACGCCTACTCGGCCGACCTGAAGTACAGCGACAAGAGCAAGAACCGGCTGTCGGCGCTGTACTTCGAGCACCGCTCGCTGTCGGCCGGCACGCAGGTGCGGCTCGGCCGGCAGTCGCCCACGGGAGGCGGCATCCTGGGCCGCTACGACGGCGTGCAGGCCGGCTACACCTTCGCGCCGAAGTGGCGCATCAACGGCGCGGCAGGGCTTCCCGCCGAGAAGCTGCTGGACAGCAAGCGCAGCTTCTACGGCGTGTGGATCGACGCCGATGCGCTGACCACGCAGATCAGCGGCAGCCTGTATTTCAACCGCCAGCTGATCGATGGCGAAGTCGACCGCAGCGCCTTCGGCACCGAGATGCGCTTCTTCAGCGGCGGCGTGTCGGCCAACGGCATCCTCGACTACGACGAGGCGATCAAGGGGCTGAACATCGCCTCGCTGCAAGGCACCTGGCAGATGGAGGACAACTCGGTCGTCAACGTGCTGTTCGATCGCCGCAAGACGCCGCTGCTGATGCTGGGCAACGCGCTGTTCTTCCAGGACCCGACCCAGGTGCTGCTGGCGACGCGACTCAAGGACCTGCTGGCCAACACGACGCTGGAGGCCCTGCGCGACCGCGTGCGCGGCACCACCTCCAACACCACGCAAGGCCTGATCGGCGCCACCACCCCGGTCAACAAGAACTGGCAGGTCGGCGCGGACATTCGCCTCACCGACATCGGCACCATCCTGCCGGTGCCCTCGATCCAGTTCCCGGGCCAGGGCCGCAACCGCAACACCTCGGTCGGCGGCCAGGTGATCGGCACCAACCTGTACTCGGCACGCGACACCCACGTGATCGGCGCCTCGTGGCAGCGCGGCACGAGCTACACGCTGGCCGGCGACACCGCCTTCCGCTACAACGGCACGCTGCTGAGCTACAACAACTCGTCGCAGGTCACCGAGATGCTGCTGCTCGAGCCCTCGCTGAAGTACTACCTGCAGACCGACTCGGTGGGCGCGCGCACCTCGCGCTGGAGCCCGGGCTTGCGCGTGACCTACCGCGCGCTCAAGCAGTTGTCGATCGAATCGGAGCTCAGCGGCGAGTACAGCAAGAGCAGTGGACCGAACGGCACCGAGACCTCCAGCCGACTCTTCTACTACCTCGGCGGGCGCTACGACTTCTGA
- a CDS encoding DUF6502 family protein, giving the protein MKRTRPAGADSPSVSAVPSEEHAALALREAAALLAPVVRWLLRNGVSYNALANQLKPVFVDAARAELERGGVQPTGSALSVLSGVHRKDVRTITEAPRGAAPVAHRGVPLASQVFTRWMTARRYRTRDGAPRALPRSGAGITFESLSRELSLDVHPRTVMDELLRLGLVTLEDDLLVPASTTFVPSRRLDELTALFSANAGDHIAAAVHNLTLDAPRYLEQSVFADGLGADSVATLHEHARAAWSDAFAMMVKQARKHVAADADVPDAERQRMRFGVYFYSEPTAPTPRPGKPAGTPAPRVPRPRGRRTP; this is encoded by the coding sequence ATGAAGCGAACCAGACCGGCCGGCGCCGACAGCCCCTCGGTGTCCGCCGTCCCTAGCGAGGAACATGCCGCGCTTGCCCTGCGCGAGGCCGCGGCCTTGCTGGCGCCCGTGGTGCGCTGGCTGCTGCGCAACGGCGTGTCGTACAACGCGCTGGCCAACCAGCTCAAGCCGGTGTTCGTGGACGCCGCGCGCGCCGAACTCGAACGCGGCGGCGTGCAGCCCACGGGGTCGGCGCTGAGCGTGCTGTCGGGCGTGCACCGCAAGGACGTGCGCACGATCACCGAGGCGCCGCGCGGTGCGGCGCCGGTGGCGCACCGCGGCGTGCCGCTGGCTTCGCAGGTGTTCACGCGCTGGATGACGGCGCGCCGCTACCGCACCCGCGACGGCGCGCCGCGCGCGCTGCCGCGCAGCGGCGCCGGCATCACCTTCGAGAGCCTGTCGCGCGAGTTGTCGCTGGACGTGCATCCACGCACGGTGATGGACGAACTCCTGCGCCTCGGCCTGGTCACGCTCGAGGACGACTTGCTGGTGCCGGCGAGCACCACTTTCGTGCCCAGCCGCCGGCTCGACGAGCTGACCGCGCTGTTTTCGGCCAACGCGGGCGATCACATCGCCGCCGCCGTTCACAACCTGACGCTCGATGCACCCCGTTACCTCGAGCAGAGCGTCTTCGCCGATGGTCTGGGCGCCGACTCGGTGGCAACGCTGCATGAACACGCCCGGGCGGCATGGAGCGACGCCTTCGCGATGATGGTCAAGCAAGCCCGCAAACACGTGGCGGCCGACGCCGATGTCCCCGACGCCGAGCGGCAACGCATGCGCTTCGGCGTCTACTTCTACAGTGAGCCGACGGCGCCAACGCCTCGGCCCGGCAAGCCGGCAGGCACGCCCGCGCCGCGTGTTCCGCGCCCGCGCGGCAGGAGAACCCCATGA
- the ccmI gene encoding c-type cytochrome biogenesis protein CcmI, with product MRPASRRGAGRDRPSSLDPPMNADIARLRQQLRQLQSLHEEGALGAAAYERSRGELERKLLDAVMRDGHDAGPESGRPAGPSRALLAGIGAAMLVIAGTGYWWTRTPAPAADMPIASARQAGTPAAPASAPHALSFQQIEDMAGRLAQRLKADPKDAEGWAMLARSYTMLGRRAEAVTAYERAVALQGQDASLLADYADALAVTRESRLAGEPAALVERALKLDPNHGKALSLAGTAAFERKDYAAAVARWEHLLKVAPPDSPFVEPMRANIAQARELGGLAGAGQAASGPRIGIAQPLGQ from the coding sequence ATGCGGCCGGCATCGCGACGCGGTGCCGGCCGCGACCGCCCCTCATCCCTGGACCCGCCCATGAACGCCGACATCGCGAGGCTGCGCCAGCAATTGCGGCAACTGCAATCTCTTCACGAGGAGGGCGCACTCGGCGCCGCGGCCTACGAACGAAGCCGCGGCGAACTCGAGCGCAAGCTGCTCGATGCCGTGATGCGCGACGGCCACGACGCGGGGCCCGAATCGGGCAGGCCTGCGGGTCCGTCGCGCGCGCTGCTGGCAGGCATCGGCGCGGCCATGCTGGTGATCGCCGGCACCGGCTACTGGTGGACCCGCACGCCGGCACCGGCCGCCGACATGCCGATCGCATCGGCCCGCCAGGCCGGCACGCCCGCTGCGCCTGCCTCGGCTCCCCACGCCCTGAGCTTCCAGCAGATCGAGGACATGGCAGGCAGGCTCGCCCAGCGGCTGAAAGCGGATCCGAAGGACGCGGAAGGCTGGGCCATGCTGGCCCGCTCCTACACCATGCTCGGGCGGCGTGCCGAGGCGGTGACGGCCTACGAACGCGCCGTCGCGCTGCAGGGGCAGGATGCTTCGCTGCTGGCCGACTACGCGGATGCGCTGGCCGTCACGCGCGAGAGCCGCCTGGCGGGCGAACCGGCGGCCCTGGTCGAGCGTGCGCTCAAGCTCGATCCGAACCATGGCAAGGCGCTCTCGCTGGCCGGCACGGCCGCGTTCGAGCGAAAGGACTATGCCGCCGCCGTCGCCCGCTGGGAACACCTGCTCAAGGTGGCACCACCGGACAGTCCTTTTGTCGAGCCGATGCGGGCCAACATCGCTCAGGCGCGCGAACTCGGCGGACTGGCTGGTGCCGGCCAGGCTGCCAGTGGGCCGAGAATCGGGATCGCGCAGCCCCTGGGCCAGTAG
- a CDS encoding DUF5666 domain-containing protein, which translates to MRSRSLAAWAAAWCAALGLAVMQGCGGGVGSGGTGMSEGVAQGTVNGFGSVIVDGDRFDDSRVPTLVENEPGVLTQTETRLGERVELEYDTSGVARRLMVRSALVGAVEAVAAPVGFTVLGQPVVVNADARRGPVTQYAGGYAGIGSVQAGEAVEVHGFVVRGASGFSIQATRVKKRAALPAYLKVTGLASEVGPAEFRLGALVVGTATATVLPEGRSLVDGQLVSVLAAAQTLQPAQGAAPARLRAAQVRIRSLGDVGSEVYVSGVISAFDRLSFSFDLDGTRVSYAGALVSPSGSVLLDGLYVQVRGMVTDDGVIRATGVKLRDGRNEAEAELKGTVDAYDAVTKRFVVRGVSVDASRAEIEECPGGALADGLYVSVEGSLDATTVIAKSVHCEGETDQATVERKGVAESVDAAAQVFMLRPDTGTPLTVRWTASTYLKNVTADTLAGQRVEVEGKLVDGVLVAQKVSVEGEDEEGDD; encoded by the coding sequence ATGAGATCCAGGAGCCTGGCCGCGTGGGCGGCGGCGTGGTGTGCGGCGCTCGGCCTCGCCGTGATGCAGGGCTGCGGCGGTGGAGTCGGCTCGGGCGGCACCGGCATGAGCGAGGGCGTGGCGCAAGGCACGGTGAACGGCTTCGGCAGCGTGATCGTCGACGGCGATCGTTTCGACGACAGCCGTGTTCCCACGCTCGTGGAGAACGAACCCGGTGTGCTGACGCAGACCGAGACCCGCCTGGGCGAGCGGGTCGAACTGGAGTACGACACGTCGGGCGTGGCGCGCCGGCTGATGGTGCGATCAGCGCTGGTAGGCGCCGTGGAGGCGGTTGCCGCCCCCGTGGGCTTCACGGTGCTCGGGCAGCCGGTGGTGGTCAATGCCGATGCACGACGTGGGCCAGTCACCCAGTACGCCGGCGGCTACGCTGGCATCGGCTCCGTGCAGGCCGGGGAGGCGGTCGAAGTGCACGGCTTCGTCGTGCGCGGGGCCTCGGGCTTCTCGATCCAGGCCACGCGGGTGAAGAAGCGCGCGGCGCTGCCGGCTTACCTCAAGGTCACCGGGCTGGCCAGCGAAGTGGGCCCGGCGGAGTTTCGCCTGGGCGCGCTCGTCGTCGGCACGGCCACGGCCACGGTCCTGCCCGAGGGGCGGTCGCTCGTGGACGGGCAACTCGTCTCGGTGCTCGCCGCGGCGCAGACGCTGCAGCCGGCCCAGGGCGCCGCGCCGGCGCGGCTCCGCGCGGCGCAGGTCCGCATCCGCAGCCTGGGAGACGTGGGCAGCGAGGTTTACGTCAGCGGCGTGATCTCGGCGTTCGATCGGCTGAGCTTCAGCTTCGATCTCGACGGCACGCGCGTCAGCTACGCCGGCGCGCTGGTGTCGCCTTCCGGCAGCGTGCTGCTTGACGGCCTGTATGTCCAGGTGCGGGGCATGGTGACGGACGACGGCGTGATCCGCGCCACCGGGGTGAAGTTGCGCGACGGGCGCAACGAGGCCGAGGCCGAGCTCAAGGGCACCGTCGATGCCTACGACGCCGTCACGAAGCGCTTCGTCGTGCGCGGTGTGAGCGTCGACGCCAGCCGGGCCGAGATCGAGGAATGCCCGGGCGGCGCGCTCGCCGACGGCCTGTACGTCAGCGTCGAGGGTTCACTCGACGCCACCACGGTGATCGCGAAGTCAGTGCACTGCGAAGGCGAGACGGACCAAGCCACCGTCGAGCGCAAAGGCGTGGCCGAGTCCGTCGACGCGGCGGCGCAGGTCTTCATGCTGCGGCCCGACACGGGCACGCCTCTGACCGTGCGCTGGACGGCCAGCACCTATCTCAAGAACGTCACGGCGGACACGCTGGCCGGCCAGCGCGTCGAGGTCGAAGGCAAGCTGGTCGACGGCGTGTTGGTAGCGCAGAAGGTCAGCGTCGAGGGCGAGGACGAAGAAGGCGACGACTGA
- a CDS encoding cytochrome C yields the protein MPWTAPARATTGLTPVMRWLALLALSFALAVGWAAAARAQSIESVLSPGKLIQGHLKWDDDCKACHVKFDRAAQDRLCMDCHKDVGQDVRAKAGYHGRMKPQACNECHTDHKGRDAKIVELDKQRFDHNLTDYALRGKHVKTECDKCHEPAKKWRAASTDCNACHKKDDVHKGALGPKCADCHTENNWKEAKFDHDKTRFALEGKHVDTKCADCHKTKDYKNAPRTCVGCHKKDDDGTKGHKGQFGEKCDSCHNAKAWKPSTFNHDTDTKYVLRGKHVKTKCGDCHTGHLYKVKTPNDCYSCHKKDDKHKETLGKDCGACHTEKDWKEKAKFDHDKTDFPLLGKHADAKCDACHKSKMFKEAPKQCIGCHKKEDKHEGTLGEACGDCHGERDWKTTKGRFDHDKTKFKLRNAHAAPKLKCDACHKDLKSMRKTPLECYGCHKKDDKHEGQEGKACETCHTDRDWKVPGFDHDKTRYPLVGKHLKAACKDCHTTPRYKDASRECYGCHKKEDKHKLVFGVKCESCHNARSWAIWDFDHDRRSKYKLDGAHRKLACDACHVKAAPAGRDFAALGSDCLSCHRKDDVHDGSFGARCEQCHVTDNWKKVSNRVLRGSATPDAETTATQVAALLGRASRFTRPAERPGSNGWLQ from the coding sequence GTGCCATGGACGGCCCCTGCACGAGCGACCACCGGCCTCACGCCGGTGATGCGTTGGCTCGCCCTTCTGGCGCTCTCTTTCGCGCTGGCGGTTGGGTGGGCTGCGGCGGCACGGGCGCAATCGATCGAATCGGTGCTGTCGCCGGGCAAGCTGATCCAGGGTCACCTGAAGTGGGACGACGACTGCAAGGCCTGCCACGTCAAGTTCGATCGCGCCGCACAGGATCGGCTCTGCATGGACTGCCATAAGGACGTCGGCCAGGACGTGCGCGCCAAGGCCGGCTACCACGGCCGGATGAAGCCACAGGCCTGCAACGAGTGCCACACCGACCACAAGGGCCGCGACGCGAAGATCGTCGAGCTCGACAAGCAGCGCTTCGACCACAACCTGACCGACTACGCGCTACGCGGCAAGCACGTCAAGACCGAGTGCGACAAGTGCCACGAGCCGGCGAAGAAGTGGCGCGCCGCCTCGACGGACTGCAACGCATGCCACAAGAAGGACGACGTGCACAAGGGCGCGCTCGGGCCGAAGTGCGCCGACTGCCACACCGAGAACAACTGGAAGGAAGCGAAGTTCGACCACGACAAGACGCGCTTCGCGCTCGAGGGCAAGCACGTCGACACCAAGTGCGCCGACTGCCACAAGACCAAGGACTACAAGAATGCGCCACGCACCTGCGTCGGCTGCCACAAGAAGGACGATGACGGCACCAAGGGGCACAAGGGCCAGTTCGGCGAGAAGTGCGACAGCTGCCACAACGCCAAGGCGTGGAAGCCCTCGACCTTCAACCACGACACCGACACCAAGTACGTGCTGCGCGGCAAGCACGTGAAGACCAAGTGCGGCGACTGCCACACCGGCCACCTCTACAAGGTCAAGACGCCCAACGACTGCTACAGCTGCCACAAGAAGGACGACAAGCACAAGGAAACGCTGGGCAAGGACTGCGGCGCCTGCCACACGGAGAAGGACTGGAAGGAAAAGGCCAAGTTCGACCACGACAAGACCGACTTCCCGCTGCTGGGCAAGCATGCCGACGCGAAATGCGACGCCTGCCACAAGAGCAAGATGTTCAAGGAAGCGCCCAAGCAGTGCATCGGCTGCCACAAGAAGGAAGACAAGCACGAGGGCACGCTGGGCGAAGCCTGCGGCGACTGCCATGGCGAGCGTGACTGGAAGACGACCAAGGGCCGCTTCGATCACGACAAGACCAAGTTCAAGCTGCGCAATGCGCATGCCGCGCCGAAGCTCAAGTGCGACGCCTGCCACAAGGACCTCAAGAGCATGCGCAAGACGCCGCTCGAGTGCTACGGCTGCCACAAGAAGGACGACAAGCACGAGGGCCAGGAAGGCAAGGCATGCGAGACCTGCCACACGGACCGCGACTGGAAGGTCCCCGGCTTCGACCACGACAAGACGCGTTACCCGCTGGTGGGCAAGCACCTGAAGGCGGCCTGCAAGGACTGCCACACGACGCCGCGCTACAAGGATGCGTCGCGCGAGTGCTACGGCTGCCACAAGAAGGAAGACAAGCACAAGCTCGTCTTCGGCGTGAAGTGCGAGAGCTGCCACAACGCGCGCAGCTGGGCGATCTGGGACTTCGACCACGACCGCCGCAGCAAGTACAAGCTCGACGGCGCGCATCGCAAGCTGGCCTGCGATGCCTGCCACGTCAAGGCCGCACCGGCCGGCCGCGACTTCGCGGCGCTGGGCAGCGACTGCCTGTCCTGCCACCGCAAGGACGACGTGCACGACGGAAGCTTCGGCGCGCGCTGCGAACAGTGCCACGTGACCGACAACTGGAAGAAGGTCTCCAACCGGGTGCTGCGCGGCTCTGCCACGCCCGACGCGGAGACGACCGCGACGCAGGTCGCTGCCCTGCTGGGACGGGCCAGCCGCTTCACGCGGCCAGCCGAGCGCCCGGGCTCGAATGGATGGCTGCAATGA
- a CDS encoding cytochrome c3 family protein — protein sequence MTHRPALDWPLAALLRRWLLLLLLTGSSLAMAQGAPATRSFEHIKTGFALTGQHANERCESCHIGGVFKGTPRDCASCHVSGTRWSRNNVVKNQNHFPTQQACDTCHGTQSYTGAKFNHVGVSPGGCTSCHNGSMAPGKNSGHVQTTASCDICHKTSGWTPASGFDHSGVTPGTCATCHNGSRATGKSATHVPVGSQSCDACHRTGGSWRPSSFNHTQMVVANQCASCHSGGFPPADGRNANHIPYQSLAGAAITNCDSCHKSGFSSWTPARFHASVSVSTQCASCHTGGFARAVGKPNTAIHAGVTVCETCHKSTTSWAGAKVDHGTFTAATNCTTCHNGSTATGKSATHVPVAATNCVSCHSVSTWKPTSFNHSQVAVTNQCSSCHSGAFPPADGRGATHIPYQTLSGVAITNCDSCHKQGYTAWSGARFHASISVSTQCASCHTGGFAPAVGKPNTAIHAGVTVCESCHKSTSSWASARVDHSTFTTATNCTTCHNGSAATGKSATHVPVGATNCRSCHSVTTWKPTTFNHSQVAVTNQCSSCHSGAFPPADGRTVTHIPYQTLTGVAITNCDSCHKQGYTAWTGARFHASISVSTQCASCHTGGFAPAVGKPNTAIHAGVTVCESCHKSTTSWASARVDHSTFTTATNCTTCHNGSTATGKSATHVPVGATNCRSCHNVTTWRPTTFNHSQVVVTNQCSSCHSGAFPPADGRTVTHIPYQTLTGVAITNCDSCHKQGYTAWSGARFHASVSVSTQCASCHTGSYPPAVAKPNNATHAGVTVCESCHKSTASWGTVTFAHSAANAVGTGTCDNCHNGSAARGKTTTHIPVTTGPTKCDSCHRSQASWTTALTMNHTVVTATTCKTCHNGAYTGEGTTGALAKPTNHIPEATQLLNGAAMDCNACHRSTTTWGTTTMNHNGSQGGGAGWCKGCHATGTAFLGSMEKKSLTHERKTPPAIDCSESGCHRPLGTRGSTYSNWD from the coding sequence ATGACACACCGCCCCGCCCTGGACTGGCCGCTGGCCGCGCTGCTGCGCCGCTGGCTGCTGTTGCTGCTGCTGACCGGCAGTTCCCTCGCCATGGCGCAGGGCGCGCCGGCCACGCGCAGCTTCGAGCACATCAAGACGGGCTTCGCGCTGACCGGCCAGCACGCCAACGAGCGTTGCGAGTCGTGCCACATCGGCGGCGTCTTCAAGGGCACGCCGCGTGACTGCGCGAGCTGCCACGTGTCCGGCACACGCTGGTCGCGCAACAACGTCGTCAAGAACCAGAACCACTTCCCCACCCAGCAGGCCTGTGACACCTGCCATGGCACGCAGAGCTACACAGGCGCCAAGTTCAACCACGTGGGCGTGAGCCCGGGCGGCTGCACGAGCTGCCACAACGGCAGCATGGCGCCGGGCAAGAACAGCGGCCACGTCCAGACCACCGCCTCGTGCGACATCTGCCACAAGACCAGCGGCTGGACGCCGGCCTCGGGCTTCGACCACAGCGGGGTCACGCCGGGCACCTGCGCGACTTGCCACAACGGATCGCGCGCCACCGGCAAGTCGGCGACCCACGTGCCCGTGGGCAGCCAGAGCTGCGATGCCTGCCACCGCACCGGCGGCTCCTGGAGGCCCAGCAGCTTCAACCACACGCAGATGGTGGTGGCCAACCAGTGCGCCAGCTGCCACAGCGGCGGCTTCCCGCCGGCCGACGGGCGCAACGCGAACCACATCCCGTACCAGTCGCTGGCCGGTGCGGCCATCACCAACTGCGACAGCTGCCACAAGAGCGGCTTCTCGTCGTGGACACCTGCGCGCTTCCATGCCTCGGTGTCGGTGAGCACGCAATGCGCGAGCTGCCACACCGGCGGATTTGCGCGTGCCGTGGGCAAACCCAACACCGCCATCCATGCCGGCGTGACGGTGTGCGAGACCTGCCACAAGTCGACGACGAGCTGGGCCGGCGCGAAGGTCGACCACGGGACCTTCACCGCCGCGACCAACTGCACGACCTGCCACAACGGCAGCACCGCCACCGGCAAGTCGGCCACGCACGTACCCGTCGCGGCCACCAACTGCGTGAGCTGCCACAGCGTGTCGACCTGGAAGCCGACCAGCTTCAACCATTCGCAAGTCGCCGTCACCAACCAGTGCTCGAGTTGCCACAGCGGCGCCTTCCCGCCGGCCGACGGGCGCGGCGCCACCCACATCCCGTACCAGACGCTCAGCGGCGTGGCGATCACCAACTGCGACAGCTGCCACAAGCAGGGCTACACGGCGTGGAGCGGCGCCCGCTTCCACGCCTCGATCAGCGTGAGCACGCAGTGCGCGAGCTGCCACACCGGCGGCTTCGCGCCCGCCGTGGGCAAGCCCAACACCGCCATCCACGCCGGCGTGACGGTGTGCGAGAGCTGCCACAAGTCGACCTCCAGCTGGGCCTCGGCCCGGGTCGACCACAGCACCTTCACCACGGCGACCAACTGCACCACCTGCCACAACGGCAGCGCCGCCACCGGCAAGTCGGCCACGCACGTGCCGGTCGGTGCGACCAACTGCCGCAGCTGCCACAGCGTGACGACCTGGAAGCCGACGACCTTCAACCACTCGCAGGTGGCCGTCACCAACCAGTGTTCGAGCTGCCACAGCGGCGCCTTCCCGCCGGCCGATGGACGCACGGTGACTCACATCCCGTACCAGACGTTGACCGGCGTGGCGATCACCAACTGCGACAGCTGCCACAAGCAGGGCTACACGGCCTGGACTGGCGCCCGCTTCCATGCCTCGATCAGCGTGAGCACGCAGTGCGCGAGCTGCCACACCGGCGGCTTCGCGCCCGCCGTGGGCAAGCCCAACACCGCCATCCATGCCGGCGTGACGGTGTGCGAGAGCTGCCACAAGTCGACCACCAGCTGGGCCTCGGCCCGGGTCGACCACAGCACCTTCACCACGGCGACCAACTGCACCACCTGCCACAACGGCAGCACCGCGACGGGCAAGTCGGCCACGCACGTGCCCGTGGGCGCCACCAACTGCCGCAGCTGCCACAACGTCACCACCTGGAGGCCGACGACCTTCAACCACTCGCAGGTCGTCGTCACCAACCAGTGTTCGAGCTGCCACAGCGGCGCCTTCCCGCCCGCCGACGGACGCACGGTGACCCACATCCCGTACCAGACGCTGACCGGCGTGGCGATCACCAACTGCGACAGCTGCCACAAGCAGGGCTACACGGCGTGGAGCGGTGCCCGCTTCCATGCCTCGGTGTCGGTGAGCACGCAGTGCGCGAGCTGCCACACCGGCAGCTACCCGCCGGCCGTGGCCAAGCCCAACAACGCCACCCACGCCGGCGTGACGGTGTGCGAGAGCTGCCACAAGTCCACCGCCAGCTGGGGAACGGTGACCTTCGCGCACTCGGCGGCCAACGCGGTGGGCACGGGCACCTGCGACAACTGCCACAACGGCTCGGCCGCGCGCGGCAAGACGACCACGCACATCCCGGTGACCACCGGGCCGACCAAGTGCGACTCCTGCCATCGCTCGCAGGCCTCGTGGACGACGGCGCTGACGATGAACCACACCGTGGTCACGGCGACGACCTGCAAGACCTGCCACAACGGTGCCTACACCGGCGAAGGCACGACGGGCGCGCTGGCCAAGCCGACCAACCACATCCCGGAGGCGACGCAGCTGCTCAACGGCGCGGCGATGGACTGCAACGCCTGCCACCGAAGCACGACCACCTGGGGCACGACGACCATGAACCACAACGGCAGCCAGGGCGGCGGCGCCGGCTGGTGCAAGGGCTGCCACGCCACTGGAACGGCCTTCCTGGGCAGCATGGAGAAGAAGTCACTGACGCACGAGCGCAAGACACCTCCGGCGATCGACTGCTCCGAGTCCGGTTGCCACCGGCCCCTGGGCACGCGCGGGTCCACCTACTCGAACTGGGATTGA